ATGTTCAATTATAGTGAGTGTGTCGGCCATAATTTGAACAGGATGATTGTAATCAGTCAGGCCATTGATGACCGGTACAGAAGCGTATTTTGCCAAATCAAGAATGTCCTGCATTGCTAAAAAAGTTGTGGTAAATAGAACAAGAAACATAAGTACATAAAGAAAAGCACAAACAATGACCAGAATAGAAGGTTGGAGTCCTGTCCTATTTCAACTTGCTCAGTGGCAGTGGCGAAGCCACGATTCTTGGTAGGGAGGGTAAACTTAAAGGGGTTTTAAGCAGGGAAAACAAAAAGCCTTAACTAGGCTTCCTCATGCAACTTATCCAAATTTTGTCAGCTTGGATGCAAATTTAACAATGGCTAGTAAAGATATGTatcttcttatcaaaaaaaagtaAAGATACGTGACTGCCAGCAGTAATTACTACCGCTAGTTCAAATCAAAGTAATCTTGAGTCAAAATTTAAACTGAACGAAGAAAGTTAGATTGAATTTACACCATGTCATGCCCGAGTTTAAAAATATATAGTTTGAATAACTGGCTTGAACAGCCAAGATCTCCTGAACTTATGCTCAACTAACTTGAAGATGATAAAGTTATGAGCTCCCGATATCCAATTTGTAAAGATGGCATAATATGCAGGATCTAAAAACAGCAAGTCAACCCCAACAAATCCCATTAACAGTAAATGTACAACTACTAGAATGATAAGCAAAACTCACTGTCATACCTGATGAGCAAATAAACGAGCCATAATGATATCATTATAGCCAGAAAGCACGCGAGCAACATCACGTGTTTCCTCCCTTTTACCCATTTGAATATCATCCGGTCCTAAATATATAGCATGTCCACCTAACAAGAAGAACCCTGTCTCGAAAGAAACTCGAGTTCTCATTGACggctttgcgaagatcattgccATTGTCTTCCCTTTAAAAGGTTGGAATGATCTGTCTCCTGATTTAAGTAGCGCCTTGACCTCAGATGCACGATCCAGGATCTTAAAGATAGTGTCTTTATCAAAATCACTGATGTGAATAAAGTCTTTAATCCCCAGTTTTGCTGAAAACTCATCAAAGTTACAAATTCAGCCAAGTATGTTGCAGTATTTGTGGGTTGTTTCATGAACTCAGAACTATAAGTTAAAGGTACCCTTTGTTTTTGCTGGCAAAGGAAGATTAATTAAATAAACAGCATATTTCTGGTGccattttgcaaaaaaaaaaaaaaaaaaaggtttaaagCACAATAGCCCAAGTATTACGGGAACTTATTCACACAAGTAACTGGTTATTCATTCTAACAAAAACTTCATAATAGAAGCATCCACTAATGTAATATGTATGCCTTCACTGCATGCGAAGTTACTACTACTTATGATCTTTGGGTATGCACGAACCACTAATAGATGTTGCATGTATTACTGTATAAGATCACTAGCAAACTTATTATTCATCAGCAAGATTAATATCTCCACGTAATATCTAGGATCAATTGCGTCAGTTTCTTCCTAGTAATCCTAATTCACTCTTCTGAAGAGTGTTGATTATGATCCTAAGTCTGAAATTGGTGATATTCTCAACACACTCCAACAATTACAATATCTGATTATCAATCTATCATCCTAATTCACTCTTCTGAAGAGTGCTTGATTATGATCCTAAGTCTGAATATGGTGATATTCTCAACACACTCCAACAGTTACAATATCTGATTATCGATCTATCATGCAAAACGAAAAGCGAAATATTTGTTCTTGAATGGTATGGCAGCAGTTGTTTTCAAGATTTTAGCCATATTTCTCTACTCAGTTTCAAAGTCAGCCAAAAACTTTGATTAGCATATTTTCATAAGAGAGAACCTAAACTATAACAAAACATTAAGGTTTCACTTCTTTCGAAACTATGAAAATCAATACACATAAAGAGGTTAAGTTGAAGTTAGAGAAAAAGTCAACAGTATTTCAATTCAAGTCGTACAttacaaaatccaaaaatatcTATTCATCAGTTAAACAACACAACAGAGAGCGAGATAGTTCATCTGAAACCTTAGATTTTGAGAGTTTGTAGCAACTACTAATCGATGCTAAAACGTATTATTGTATCAGATCATCATTAGACCACTTACTATTGACAGCTAATCACTGATTAACTCAGTATACATTCTTCGACTATTTATGTTAACCTCTTATTTATATGTACACAACTCTACATGCTAGGACTAAAGCTTCAGCTGAAGAGGAGGATTTTTATATGTAAGCCTAAACCATAAGAAAGAACCAAGGTTCCACTTCTTTCCAGCTCATCATGGCTTACATTTGAGGTTCAGTGTAATCAATCGGTAGAAAGAGTCATTAATATTTCAAAATATAATTCACCCATTAAGAAATCCAAAGGTTTCTATTCTACCAgacaaacaaaacaattaaagAAAATGAAACCCTAATAATACCACATAAAAAGAAAATCCAATTCAAACTCGATGAAAAGACCCCATTTTTCTACGCTCACGAAAGCCTAAAACCCTAACCTAAATCTAAACATGGTCAATTTTTTAAGCAAACCCATTATGTAaattagcaacaaaaaaaaaaattaaaaaaaaataaaataataaattatgagATGAAATGAAAAATCTAACCTTTTCCATTAATAGAAGATGAAACGGAAGCAGAAGCAGAAGCAGATGTCTGACACGAAATCCGGTTACATTTCAACAAACTTGATGGAAAACAAACAGATTGTAGTAGTTTCTGAGCTggaaaagatgaagaaaatgatgagagAGATGAAGTATCAGATTGAATGAGAGGGGAAGTACAACAGATGGAGGATGCCATTGTTATTTGATTGGCTTAGAACTTTTGGAACTTTTGAGGAAACAAAAACCTTTCTCCAGAGGAGTTCAGAATTTGTTGATGCGCCCCTGGAAACAAAATTTTACACAAATTAGAGAACTCTTCATATAAAACATATTTACACAACATGAGGTTCTTAACAACAAAGAATAAAATGGTCTTAAACGGTAAGACTTTGAACGGGCAAGGAAATTTTCCCTCCAATGGGCACTGTTAATGAGAACCATATAACGTTAGAAGAAACAGAGGCTGTAGGTGTTGAATTGGATCCTCGCATTATCAGGTCTACAATATGATAAACCTTACATGTGTCATAAAGAAACCACTTTATTGACCCAGGAACATAACATCAAAAAGAAACAATCAAAAACCACTATCAAGTATGAAGAATCATGGAAAGCTTTTAATGTAtctacctcaaactaaaactgtACCTAACTTTGATTAAAAACTAATCAAACACAATCACCAGTAGCCATTTCACTAATATGCAGAGCAACTATAATCAAGGATAAACAACAAATCCCCATTTCATCAAAAACTGAAACTTCACAGAATTAAGGTAAACCCATTTCAAGAAAACCCAATAGTCACATCACATAAATAACAGCAAGAAATGACTTCTGAGCTAAACCCAAATTTCAAATACTACCTTAACCTAACAATCATAATATGCCACAAATGCATTCAAACAATACATTGTACATCATTTTAATGCAAGAGCAGAATAAGAGAACACTAACTTACACCAACAAACTCAATTCTCATTTAACATATTCAAATCAAACATGCAATTAAGAATATAATTATTGAAAATAACCCTCAAAACATGCAATGCAGTATATTATTTGATTCAATTCTGAATCAACATGattaaccctaatttcaaaaacaaaaacccaaatATAAGTTTAATctcatgaaaccctaactttggacATTTTCCGGAGAACCCATATCAATTAAAGAAG
This genomic interval from Papaver somniferum cultivar HN1 unplaced genomic scaffold, ASM357369v1 unplaced-scaffold_154, whole genome shotgun sequence contains the following:
- the LOC113336646 gene encoding ornithine carbamoyltransferase, chloroplastic-like — translated: TPLEKAQKLLQSVCFPSSLLKCNRISCQTSASASASVSSSINGKAKLGIKDFIHISDFDKDTIFKILDRASEVKALLKSGDRSFQPFKGKTMAMIFAKPSMRTRVSFETGFFLLGGHAIYLGPDDIQMGKREETRDVARVLSGYNDIIMARLFAHQDILDLAKYASVPVINGLTDYNHPVQIMADTLTIIEHVGQLEGTKVVYVGDGNNIVHSWLLLASVVPFHFVCACPKGFEPDEKTVEKARNAGVSKIEITNDPKEAVKGANVVYSDVWASMGQKGEAEYRRKVFEGFQVNEELMTLAGPEAYFMHCLPAERGVEVTNGVIEAPNSIVFPQAENRMHAQNAIMLHQFGL